In Lineus longissimus chromosome 7, tnLinLong1.2, whole genome shotgun sequence, a genomic segment contains:
- the LOC135491455 gene encoding solute carrier family 25 member 3-like, with protein MFRSLFPTGKESPFASPFHQSAECEGAQINENRVIKAASTEDTSCEFGSAKYYALCGFGGILSCGITHTAVVPLDLVKCRIQVDPEKYKSIFRGFKITVAEEGFRALAKGWAPTFVGYSMQGLGKFGFYEVFKNVYSGMIGEEMSYSYRTSLYLAASASAEFFADIALCPMEAVKVRVQTMPGFANTLREGFPKILKNEGFNGFYKGLVPLWARQIPYTMMKFACFERTVEALYKYVVPKPRSDCSKGEQLVVTFAAGYIAGVFCAIVSHPADTIVSKLNQAKGSNFMEVAKKLGFMGMWKGLVPRIIMIGTLTALQWFIYDSVKVVFRLPRPPPPEMPESLKKKLAAQQ; from the exons ATGTTTCGGAGCCTTTTTCCAACGGGTAAAGAAAGCCCATTCGCCAGCCCTTTTCATCAGTCGGCAGAATGTGAAGGTGCTCAAATCAACGAAAACCGAGTGATCAAAGCTGCCTCTACAG AGGACACCAGCTGCGAATTTGGTTCCGCTAAATACTATGCCCTCTGTGGATTTGGTGGTATTCTAAGTTGTGGTATAACACACACAGCTGTCGTACCCCTGGATCTTGTCAAATGCAGAATACAGGTCGACCCCGAAAAATACAAAAGTATTTTCCGTGGATTCAAAATCACAGTCGCTGAGGAGGGTTTTCGTGCCCTTGCCAAGGGATGGGCGCCAACCTTCGTTGGTTACTCCATGCAGGGTCTTGGTAAATTTGGATTCTATGAAGTATTCAAGAATGTCTACAGTGGTATGATAGGGGAG GAAATGTCTTACTCCTACCGAACATCGCTGTATTTAGCAGCCAGTGCATCTGCAGAATTTTTCGCCGATATTGCTCTTTGTCCGATGGAGGCTGTAAAAGTAAGAGTGCAGACAATGCCTGGGTTTGCAAATACGCTGCGTGAAGGTTTCCCTAAAATTCTCAAAAATGAGGGATTCAATGG TTTCTACAAGGGTCTTGTTCCACTGTGGGCTCGACAGATTCCCTACACAATGATGAAGTTTGCCTGCTTTGAGAGGACTGTAGAAGCGCTGTACAAATATGTGGTACCAAAGCCAAGGAGTGATTGTTCAAAGGGAGAGCAGTTAGTTGTCACATTTGCAGCCGGTTACATTG CTGGTGTATTTTGTGCCATTGTCTCGCATCCTGCTGACACAATCGTATCAAAATTGAACCAGGCAAAAGGAAGCAACTTCATGGAAGTCGCCAAGAAATTAGGTTTCATGG GTATGTGGAAGGGTCTCGTTCCACGTATCATCATGATTGGTACACTGACAGCCCTACAGTGGTTCATCTATGACTCGGTCAAGGTCGTGTTCAGACTTCCACGCCCACCACCACCAGAGATGCCAGAGAGCCTGAAGAAAAAGCTGGCTGCTCAGCAATAA
- the LOC135490834 gene encoding ER degradation-enhancing alpha-mannosidase-like protein 1, giving the protein MRRKSEVCPVSNPKIYLCIGLLSLSTLCDGNVFLFKRGWGLYDKKYGSFPEKERLKMKDLARNMFHFGYDNYMKHAFPQDELNPIYCSGRGPDHANPSNININDVLGDYALTLIDSLDTLAIMGNGTEFKRAVQLVIDHVSFDKSNTVQVFEATIRVLGALLSAHLIITDSQQPFGDMVPEDYDNELLSLAHDLAVRLMPAFENTATGIPFPRVNLKWGVPLDCLNETCTAGAGTLMLEFGLLSFLLNDPTYASMAKRALEAVWKFKSNVTGLVGNVINIQTGQWVGQMSGLGAGLDSFYEYMLKAYIMFGDESFLKKFNESYESIKYHLRRGRIHCNQGMGHPPIYVNVHMMNGETANNWIDALQAAWPAVQVLNGDVEEAICTHALYYTIWKKYGALPERFNWHLKAPDVSFYPLRPELVESTYLLYQATKNPFYLHVGKDILFSLEKHARAICGYATIHDVAKKDHEDRMESFFLSETVKYLYLLFDQDNFLNKNEMKYIFTTEGHILPMNPQLRDSGSYRYNSTKKRGKSKAGSSRIRHAYSNQKGTCPNTLPFRDPEEKYRTGKCDKLLKDKEFFLPLKSQYLEQMAAIVGYVENS; this is encoded by the exons ATGAGGAGAAAGTCTGAAGTTTGCCCCGTTTCAAACCCTAAAATCTACTTGTGCATTGGCTTGTTATCATTGTCAACGTTATGTGACGGGAATGTGTTCTTATTCAAGAGGGGCTGGGGACTATATGATAAGAAATATGGGTCATTTCCAGAGAAAGAAAGGCTCAAAATGAAGGATCTTGCCCGCAATATGTTTCACTTTGGTTATGACAACTACATGAAACATGCCTTTCCTCAGGACGAATTGAACCCAATTTACTGCTCTGGCAGGGGCCCAGATCATGCTAATCC AtccaacatcaacatcaatgaTGTCCTTGGTGACTATGCACTCACTCTCATTGATTCACTGGACACATTAGCA ATAATGGGCAATGGTACTGAATTCAAGAGAGCTGTCCAACTTGTGATAGACCATGTCTCCTTTGATAAGTCAAACACAGTTCAAGTATTTGAGGCTACAATACG GGTTCTTGGTGCCTTACTCTCGGCTCACCTCATCATCACAGATTCCCAGCAGCCATTTGGCGACATGGTGCCCGAGGACTACGACAATGAACTGCTGAGTTTAGCTCATGACCTTGCTGTTAGGCTGATGCCAGCATTTGAAAATACTGCCACGGGAATTCCATTCCCTAGG GTGAATTTAAAGTGGGGTGTACCATTGGACTGCCTTAACGAGACTTGTACCGCTGGTGCTGGGACACTTATGCTGGAGTTTGGTCTACTAAGCTTCTTATTGAATGACCCAACCTATGCTTCAATGGCCAAGAGAGCACTCGAGGCGGTCTGGAAGTTCAAGTCAAATGTAACTGGACTTGTTG GTAACGTGATAAATATCCAGACAGGACAGTGGGTGGGACAGATGAGTGGGCTTGGAGCTGGGCTCGATTCCTTCTATGAATATATGCTGAAG GCATACATTATGTTTGGTGATGAATCATTCCTTAAAAAGTTCAATGAATCTTACGAATCCATCAAGTACCATCTTCGTCGTGGGCGGATTCATTGTAACCAGGGGATGGGTCATCCTCCAATCTATGTTAATGTCCACATGATGAATGGAGAAACAGCCAACAACTGGATCGATGCGCTACAGGCTGCTTGGCCAGCAGTGCAG GTTTTAAATGGAGATGTAGAAGAGGCTATCTGTACTCATGCACTTTACTACACAATATGGAAGAAATACGGGGCACTTCCAGAAAGATTCAATTGGCATTTAAAGGCACCAGATGTTTCATTTTATCCATTGAGGCCAGAGCTGGTGGAATCAACATATCTTTTGTACCAAGCCACTAAGAATCCATTCTATTTACATGTGGGGAAGGACATCTTGTTTAGTCTTGAGAAACATGCTAGGGCAAT ATGTGGCTATGCAACTATTCATGATGTTGCGAAGAAAGACCATGAAGACAGAATGGAGAGCTTCTTTCTGAGTGAAACTGTGAAATATCTCTACTTG ttatttGATCAAGACAATTTTCTCAACAAGAacgaaatgaaatatatattcacCACAGAGGGCCATATCCTTCCCATGAATCCTCAGCTCCGCGATTCGGGATCTTACCGGTACAATTCGACGAAAAAGCGTGGCAAGTCCAAGGCAGGCTCTAGTAGAATTCGACATGCTTATAGCAATCAGAAAGGAACATGTCCAAATACATTACCGTTCAGGGATCCGGAGGAAAAATATAGAACAGGAAAA TGTGATAAACTCCTGAAAGACAAAGAGTTTTTCCTGCCCTTGAAGAGCCAATACCTGGAGCAGATGGCAGCCATTGTAGGTTACGTGGAGAACAGCTGA
- the LOC135491158 gene encoding U3 small nucleolar RNA-interacting protein 2-like isoform X2 encodes MPFFIRNKNKSGVKLAQKRKVKGPTETTGSSDGKKRKKLTAPEGLNEEIESDSDIASDAGSVSSGNEEEVETAQEKRLRLAKQYLAHLEKEEAEKEDDDAAQRDLIGHRLREDVLEQAGKLYRQVAAEYVPPSSDDIKVLRGHKLPITCLVISPDAKHVFTGSKDFTIIKWDVAEGKKIHTIKGGKKGEEETHKGHCSHILSLAIASDAKFMVSGDKSKLIHVWNPDTCEHIKTLRGHRDAVSALSFRNGTHQLYSASHDRSVKVWNLDEMAYVETLFGHQDHITAIDSLSRERCITSGGRDKSVRVWKIIEESQLVFHGHNGSIDCVSLINDSHFVSGADDNSIALWSVLKKKPAHTVQNAHSGADGDQNGKENWISAIVSLKYTDLVASGSRDGCIRLWQVSEGYRSLKPLFSIPVVGFVNSLQFSPDGGLLIAGVGQEHKWGRWWRKPEAKNSVIVIKLNRETKK; translated from the exons atgccatttttCATCAGAAACAAGAATAAATCAGGCGTGAAACTTGCACAGAAGCGAAAG GTCAAGGGTCCTACAGAGACCACAGGCAGTTCGGAtgggaagaaaaggaagaagttGACAGCCCCTGAGGGTCTAAATGAAGAGATAGAGAGTGACTCGGACATTGCAAGTGATGCTGGATCAGTGAGCAGTGGTAATGAAGAGGAAGTGGAAACTGCCCAGGAAAAGAGGCTGAGATTGGCTAAGCAGTACCTCGCCCATTTGGAGAAGGAAG AGGCGgaaaaagaagatgatgatgctgCTCAGAGAGATTTGATTGGCCACAGACTCCGGGAGGATGTG CTTGAGCAGGCCGGGAAACTTTATCGACAAGTTGCTGCAGAATATGTCCCACCATCATCTGATGATATCAAAGTTCTCCGAGGACACAAACTTCCCATTACATGCCTTGTAATTTCACCAGATGCCAAACATGTGTTCACTGGCTCAAAAGATTTTACAATTATCAAAT GGGATGTGGCTGAAGGCAAGAAGATTCACACAATAAAAGGTGGAAAGAAGGGTGAGGAGGAGACACATAAAGGACATTGCTCTCATATTCTAAGTTTAGCAATTGCTTCTGATGCTAAGTTCATGGTCTCTGGAGATAAAAGTAAACTGATTCACGTATGGAACCCAGACACATGTGAACATATCAAAACACTGAGGGGACATCGAGATGCAGTATCT GCTCTTTCGTTTCGGAATGGCACCCACCAACTCTACAGTGCATCACATGATAGATCCGTCAAAGTATGGAACCTGGACGAAATGGCCTATGTGGAAACATT GTTTGGTCACCAAGATCATATCACAGCCATCGACAGTTTATCTCGGGAACGTTGTATCACGTCAGGAGGACGAGACAAATCAGTGCGAGTCTGGAAGATCATTGAGGAATCACAACTGGTCTTTCATGGACACAATGGTTCCATAGACTGTGTCTCATTGATCAATGACAGTCATTTTGTTAGTGGTGCTGATGATAA TTCCATAGCTTTATGGAGCGTCCTCAAGAAGAAGCCAGCACACACTGTTCAGAATGCTCACAGTGGTGCAGATGGGGACCAGAATGGCAAGGAGAATTGGATATCTGCAATAGTTTCACTCAAGTACACTGATCTTGTTGCATCAG GGTCCAGAGATGGATGTATCAGGCTGTGGCAAGTCTCTGAAGGATACCGCTCACTCAAGCCTTTATTCTCAATACCTGTG GTTGGTTTTGTGAATAGTCTTCAGTTTTCACCCGATGGTGGATTGCTCATTGCTGGTGTCGGACAGGAGCACAAGTGGGGGAGATGGTGGAGGAAACCAGAAGCTAAGAACTCTGTTATTGTAATCAAACTCAATAGAGAGACGAAGAAATGA
- the LOC135491158 gene encoding U3 small nucleolar RNA-interacting protein 2-like isoform X1 has protein sequence MPFFIRNKNKSGVKLAQKRKVKGPTETTGSSDGKKRKKLTAPEGLNEEIESDSDIASDAGSVSSGNEEEVETAQEKRLRLAKQYLAHLEKEEAEKEDDDAAQRDLIGHRLREDVLEQAGKLYRQVAAEYVPPSSDDIKVLRGHKLPITCLVISPDAKHVFTGSKDFTIIKWDVAEGKKIHTIKGGKKGEEETHKGHCSHILSLAIASDAKFMVSGDKSKLIHVWNPDTCEHIKTLRGHRDAVSALSFRNGTHQLYSASHDRSVKVWNLDEMAYVETLFGHQDHITAIDSLSRERCITSGGRDKSVRVWKIIEESQLVFHGHNGSIDCVSLINDSHFVSGADDNSIALWSVLKKKPAHTVQNAHSGADGDQNGKENWISAIVSLKYTDLVASAGSRDGCIRLWQVSEGYRSLKPLFSIPVVGFVNSLQFSPDGGLLIAGVGQEHKWGRWWRKPEAKNSVIVIKLNRETKK, from the exons atgccatttttCATCAGAAACAAGAATAAATCAGGCGTGAAACTTGCACAGAAGCGAAAG GTCAAGGGTCCTACAGAGACCACAGGCAGTTCGGAtgggaagaaaaggaagaagttGACAGCCCCTGAGGGTCTAAATGAAGAGATAGAGAGTGACTCGGACATTGCAAGTGATGCTGGATCAGTGAGCAGTGGTAATGAAGAGGAAGTGGAAACTGCCCAGGAAAAGAGGCTGAGATTGGCTAAGCAGTACCTCGCCCATTTGGAGAAGGAAG AGGCGgaaaaagaagatgatgatgctgCTCAGAGAGATTTGATTGGCCACAGACTCCGGGAGGATGTG CTTGAGCAGGCCGGGAAACTTTATCGACAAGTTGCTGCAGAATATGTCCCACCATCATCTGATGATATCAAAGTTCTCCGAGGACACAAACTTCCCATTACATGCCTTGTAATTTCACCAGATGCCAAACATGTGTTCACTGGCTCAAAAGATTTTACAATTATCAAAT GGGATGTGGCTGAAGGCAAGAAGATTCACACAATAAAAGGTGGAAAGAAGGGTGAGGAGGAGACACATAAAGGACATTGCTCTCATATTCTAAGTTTAGCAATTGCTTCTGATGCTAAGTTCATGGTCTCTGGAGATAAAAGTAAACTGATTCACGTATGGAACCCAGACACATGTGAACATATCAAAACACTGAGGGGACATCGAGATGCAGTATCT GCTCTTTCGTTTCGGAATGGCACCCACCAACTCTACAGTGCATCACATGATAGATCCGTCAAAGTATGGAACCTGGACGAAATGGCCTATGTGGAAACATT GTTTGGTCACCAAGATCATATCACAGCCATCGACAGTTTATCTCGGGAACGTTGTATCACGTCAGGAGGACGAGACAAATCAGTGCGAGTCTGGAAGATCATTGAGGAATCACAACTGGTCTTTCATGGACACAATGGTTCCATAGACTGTGTCTCATTGATCAATGACAGTCATTTTGTTAGTGGTGCTGATGATAA TTCCATAGCTTTATGGAGCGTCCTCAAGAAGAAGCCAGCACACACTGTTCAGAATGCTCACAGTGGTGCAGATGGGGACCAGAATGGCAAGGAGAATTGGATATCTGCAATAGTTTCACTCAAGTACACTGATCTTGTTGCATCAG CAGGGTCCAGAGATGGATGTATCAGGCTGTGGCAAGTCTCTGAAGGATACCGCTCACTCAAGCCTTTATTCTCAATACCTGTG GTTGGTTTTGTGAATAGTCTTCAGTTTTCACCCGATGGTGGATTGCTCATTGCTGGTGTCGGACAGGAGCACAAGTGGGGGAGATGGTGGAGGAAACCAGAAGCTAAGAACTCTGTTATTGTAATCAAACTCAATAGAGAGACGAAGAAATGA